Proteins encoded by one window of Dryocola sp. LX212:
- a CDS encoding YfcL family protein: protein MIAEFETRILALIDGMVEVASDDELFASGYLRGHLTLAVAEIEHGEDHSPEALHAAVSGSLEKAIQAGELSPRDQSLVLEMWDNLYKQAEFK from the coding sequence ATGATCGCGGAATTTGAAACACGCATTCTGGCGCTGATTGATGGGATGGTTGAAGTGGCCAGTGATGACGAGCTGTTCGCCAGCGGTTATCTGCGTGGCCACCTCACCCTGGCCGTGGCCGAAATTGAACACGGTGAAGACCACTCCCCGGAAGCGCTGCATGCGGCGGTGTCCGGCAGCCTCGAAAAAGCGATTCAGGCGGGCGAGCTCTCCCCGCGCGACCAGTCCCTGGTGCTGGAGATGTGGGATAATTTGTATAAGCAGGCCGAGTTCAAATAA
- the sixA gene encoding phosphohistidine phosphatase SixA has translation MQVFIMRHGDAALDAASDSVRPLTQCGCDESRVMATWLKGQVADIERVLVSPYLRAEQTLDVVREALNLPEKEDILQELTPCGDVGLVGDYLQALASEGVASALVVSHLPLVGYLVSELCPEESPPMFCTSAIANVTLDPQTGKGVFNWQMNPYNLRVAKAI, from the coding sequence ATGCAAGTTTTTATCATGCGTCACGGCGACGCGGCACTCGATGCCGCCAGTGACTCGGTACGTCCATTAACCCAGTGCGGTTGTGACGAATCCCGGGTGATGGCGACCTGGTTAAAAGGTCAGGTAGCGGATATCGAACGTGTTCTGGTGAGCCCTTACCTGCGAGCTGAACAGACCCTGGACGTGGTGCGGGAAGCGCTTAACCTCCCGGAAAAAGAGGACATCCTGCAGGAGTTAACTCCGTGCGGTGACGTAGGCCTGGTGGGCGACTACCTGCAGGCCCTGGCCAGTGAAGGCGTTGCGTCAGCGCTGGTGGTATCTCACCTGCCGTTGGTCGGTTATCTGGTGTCTGAACTCTGCCCCGAAGAGTCTCCACCTATGTTTTGTACCTCGGCAATCGCCAACGTCACGCTCGATCCGCAGACCGGAAAAGGCGTATTCAACTGGCAGATGAATCCGTACAACCTCAGGGTAGCGAAAGCGATCTGA
- a CDS encoding sulfite exporter TauE/SafE family protein, translating into MEWFLVSPLMLVTLFFVALLAGFIDALAGGGGLLTVPALLAAGMSPAHALATNKLQACGGSVSSSLYFIRRKVVSLADQKLNILMTFIGSMTGALLVQHVKSDLLRQILPLLVIGIGLYFLLMPKLGEEDRQRRLYGLPFALVAGGCVGFYDGFFGPGAGSFYALAFVTLCGFNLAKSTAHAKVLNATSNLGGLLLFIIGGKVIWGTGFVMMAGQFLGARMGSRLVLSKGQKLIRPMIVIVSAVMSAKLLFDSHGTEILHWMGIA; encoded by the coding sequence ATGGAATGGTTTTTAGTTTCTCCCCTGATGCTGGTGACGCTGTTCTTTGTCGCGCTGCTGGCGGGGTTTATTGATGCTCTGGCGGGCGGCGGCGGCCTGTTGACCGTGCCCGCGCTGCTGGCAGCCGGGATGTCTCCGGCCCATGCGCTGGCGACCAACAAGCTTCAGGCCTGCGGCGGGTCTGTCTCCTCCTCGCTCTATTTTATTCGCCGAAAAGTCGTCAGCCTTGCGGATCAGAAGCTCAATATTCTGATGACCTTTATCGGGTCGATGACCGGCGCGCTGCTGGTGCAGCACGTTAAATCAGACTTGCTGCGCCAGATCCTGCCGCTGCTGGTTATCGGGATTGGCCTGTACTTCCTGCTGATGCCGAAGCTGGGGGAAGAAGATCGCCAGCGCCGGCTGTACGGCCTGCCGTTTGCGCTGGTGGCCGGTGGCTGCGTCGGGTTTTACGATGGATTTTTTGGGCCAGGCGCCGGTTCATTTTACGCCCTGGCGTTTGTTACGCTGTGTGGCTTCAACCTCGCAAAATCTACCGCTCACGCTAAAGTGCTGAACGCCACGTCTAACCTTGGCGGGCTGCTGCTGTTTATCATTGGCGGGAAGGTGATTTGGGGTACCGGCTTTGTAATGATGGCCGGGCAATTTTTGGGCGCGCGTATGGGTTCGCGCCTGGTATTAAGCAAAGGGCAGAAGCTCATCCGCCCGATGATCGTGATCGTTTCGGCGGTGATGAGTGCCAAATTATTATTCGACAGCCATGGAACGGAGATCCTCCACTGGATGGGGATAGCATGA
- the fadJ gene encoding fatty acid oxidation complex subunit alpha FadJ, with protein MEQTSAFTLHVRLDNVAVVTIDVSGEKMNTLKASFGPEVHAIIKQVRDNHSLQGLVFISGKPDNFVAGADINMIAGCQTAAEAQSLAQQGQQIMAEIAALPIPVVAAIHGACLGGGLELALACHARICTDDEKTKLGLPEVQLGLLPGSGGTQRLPRLVGVSNALDMILTGKQLRPRQALKLGLVDDVVPHSILLNAAVELALKGRKPSRVLPVRERILAGPLGRSLLFNLVGKKTEQKTKGNYPATRRILGVIKTGLEQGSHSGYEAEAKAFGELAMTPQSAALRSIFFASTELKKEHGGDAEPRPIHAVGVVGGGLMGGGIAYVTASKGHLPVRIKDISNDGINHALKYSWDLLDKKVRRRHMKAAERQREMARISGGTDYHGFSHRDIVVEAVFEDLALKQKMVAEIERYAAAHTIFASNTSSLPIADIAANAARPEQVIGLHYFSPVDKMPLVEVIPHLGTSAETISTTVALAKKQGKTPIVVGDSAGFYVNRILAPYINEALRCLAEGEPIEKIDEALVKYGFPVGPIQLLDEVGIDVGTKIIPILQNAYGDRFAAPPAIDAILKDDRKGRKNGRGFYLYPAKGRKSKKQADPAIYKLLGVTPKGQLDPQVIAERCVLMMLNEATRCLDEGVVRSARDGDMGAVFGIGFPPFLGGPFRYMDSRGAGDIVARLERLAGQHGERFTPCERLRQMAENNLTFSGTVNPAAEVGVKEA; from the coding sequence ATGGAACAGACAAGCGCATTCACTCTGCACGTCCGTCTCGACAACGTGGCGGTGGTGACCATCGACGTTTCCGGCGAGAAGATGAATACCCTCAAGGCTTCGTTTGGCCCGGAGGTTCACGCCATCATTAAACAGGTTCGCGATAACCACAGTTTGCAGGGGCTGGTATTCATTTCCGGCAAGCCGGATAACTTCGTGGCCGGTGCGGATATCAACATGATTGCCGGCTGCCAGACCGCCGCAGAAGCCCAGTCCCTGGCGCAGCAGGGCCAGCAGATAATGGCAGAAATTGCGGCTTTACCGATACCGGTGGTGGCAGCAATCCACGGCGCCTGCCTGGGCGGCGGCCTGGAGCTGGCGCTGGCCTGCCACGCGCGTATCTGCACCGACGACGAAAAAACGAAGCTGGGGCTGCCTGAAGTGCAGCTCGGGCTGCTGCCCGGTTCCGGCGGCACGCAGCGTTTACCGCGTCTGGTTGGCGTAAGCAACGCGCTGGATATGATCCTGACCGGCAAACAGCTTCGCCCGCGCCAGGCGCTGAAGCTGGGCCTGGTGGACGACGTTGTTCCGCACTCTATTTTGCTGAATGCGGCAGTGGAGCTGGCCCTGAAAGGCCGCAAACCTTCGCGCGTTTTACCCGTCCGGGAGCGTATTCTCGCCGGGCCGCTGGGGCGCTCACTATTGTTTAATCTCGTCGGTAAAAAGACCGAACAAAAAACCAAAGGCAACTATCCGGCGACGCGACGCATTCTTGGCGTTATCAAAACCGGCTTAGAGCAGGGGAGCCACAGCGGCTACGAAGCGGAGGCAAAAGCCTTTGGTGAGCTGGCGATGACGCCGCAGTCCGCCGCGTTGCGGAGCATTTTTTTCGCCAGCACGGAGCTTAAAAAAGAGCATGGCGGTGACGCCGAGCCTCGTCCGATTCATGCAGTCGGCGTAGTGGGCGGCGGCCTGATGGGCGGTGGCATTGCTTACGTTACGGCATCGAAAGGGCATCTCCCGGTGCGAATTAAAGACATCAGTAACGACGGCATCAACCACGCCCTGAAATACAGCTGGGATCTGCTGGACAAAAAGGTGCGCCGCCGTCATATGAAAGCGGCAGAGCGGCAGCGGGAAATGGCGCGTATTTCTGGCGGCACGGATTACCACGGCTTCAGCCATCGCGACATCGTGGTGGAAGCCGTTTTCGAAGACCTGGCGCTGAAGCAGAAAATGGTGGCGGAAATTGAACGGTACGCCGCGGCGCATACCATCTTTGCCTCTAATACCTCTTCTTTGCCTATTGCCGATATCGCAGCGAACGCTGCGCGTCCTGAACAGGTCATTGGCCTGCACTACTTCAGCCCAGTGGACAAAATGCCGCTGGTGGAGGTGATTCCCCACCTCGGAACTTCTGCGGAAACTATTTCCACTACGGTTGCGCTGGCGAAAAAGCAGGGTAAAACGCCGATCGTGGTCGGCGATAGCGCCGGGTTCTACGTCAACCGTATTCTTGCTCCTTACATAAATGAGGCCCTGCGCTGTCTGGCAGAAGGGGAGCCGATCGAAAAAATCGACGAAGCCCTGGTGAAGTATGGTTTCCCAGTTGGCCCAATCCAACTTTTGGATGAGGTGGGAATCGACGTGGGGACTAAAATTATTCCAATACTTCAAAACGCTTACGGCGATCGTTTTGCCGCTCCGCCTGCAATAGACGCAATTTTGAAGGACGATCGCAAAGGGAGAAAAAATGGGCGCGGTTTCTATCTTTATCCGGCGAAAGGGCGTAAAAGCAAAAAACAGGCCGACCCGGCAATTTATAAACTGCTGGGCGTAACGCCGAAAGGGCAGCTCGATCCGCAGGTTATCGCTGAGCGTTGCGTGTTAATGATGCTGAATGAAGCTACTCGCTGCCTGGATGAAGGCGTGGTGCGCAGCGCGCGTGATGGCGATATGGGGGCCGTATTTGGTATAGGATTCCCACCTTTCCTCGGTGGCCCGTTCCGCTATATGGATAGCCGGGGCGCGGGTGACATTGTGGCGAGGCTCGAACGGCTGGCAGGGCAGCACGGGGAGCGTTTCACACCCTGTGAACGGCTCCGGCAGATGGCAGAGAACAACCTTACTTTCTCAGGAACAGTGAACCCTGCTGCGGAAGTTGGGGTCAAAGAAGCATGA
- the prmB gene encoding 50S ribosomal protein L3 N(5)-glutamine methyltransferase, which produces MDKIFVDEAVSELHTIQDMLRWSVSRFSAANIWYGHGTDNPWDEAVQLVLPSLYLPLDIPEDMRTARLTSSERHRIVERVIRRVNERIPVAYLTNKAWFCGHEFYVDERVLVPRSPIGELITNRFAGLFDGEPQHILDMCTGSGCIAIACAYEFQNAEVDAVDISLDALAVAEQNIAEHGLENQVTPIRSDLFRDLPKVQYDIIVTNPPYVDAEDMSDLPGEFRFEPELGLAAGSDGLKLARRILACAPDYLADGGVLVCEVGNSMVHLMEQYPEVPFTWLEFDNGGDGVFMLTKAQLIAAREHFSIYKD; this is translated from the coding sequence GTGGATAAAATTTTCGTCGATGAGGCAGTAAGTGAACTGCACACCATTCAGGATATGCTGCGCTGGTCGGTCAGTCGCTTCAGCGCCGCCAACATCTGGTATGGTCACGGCACTGACAACCCGTGGGATGAAGCCGTTCAGCTGGTGCTGCCAAGCCTCTATCTGCCGCTGGATATCCCTGAAGATATGCGCACCGCGCGCCTGACCTCCAGCGAGCGCCACCGTATCGTGGAGCGCGTGATTCGCCGTGTCAACGAGCGCATTCCGGTTGCCTATCTCACCAACAAAGCCTGGTTCTGCGGCCACGAATTCTACGTGGACGAGCGCGTGCTGGTGCCACGTTCGCCAATCGGTGAGCTTATCACCAACCGCTTTGCGGGCCTGTTTGACGGCGAGCCGCAGCACATTCTGGATATGTGTACCGGCAGCGGCTGCATCGCCATCGCCTGCGCCTATGAGTTCCAGAATGCTGAAGTCGACGCGGTCGATATCTCCCTGGACGCGCTGGCGGTTGCCGAGCAAAACATTGCTGAACACGGTCTGGAGAATCAGGTCACGCCAATTCGATCCGACCTGTTCCGCGACCTGCCGAAGGTGCAGTACGACATTATCGTGACCAATCCGCCGTACGTGGATGCGGAAGATATGTCCGACCTGCCGGGCGAGTTCCGCTTTGAGCCGGAGCTGGGTCTGGCAGCGGGCAGCGACGGTCTGAAGCTGGCGCGCCGTATCCTGGCCTGCGCCCCGGATTACCTGGCGGACGGCGGCGTGCTGGTCTGCGAAGTGGGGAACAGCATGGTTCACCTGATGGAGCAGTACCCGGAGGTGCCGTTCACCTGGCTTGAGTTCGACAACGGCGGTGACGGTGTCTTCATGCTCACCAAAGCGCAGCTGATTGCGGCGCGCGAGCACTTCAGCATCTACAAAGATTGA
- a CDS encoding elongation factor P hydroxylase, translating to MTTEHHYQQLIDIFDSCFKDDFNTRLIKGDDEPIYLPADEELPYNRVVFAHGYYASGMHEISHWCIAGKARRELVDFGYWYCPDGRDAETQSRFEDVEVKPQALEWLLCVAAGFPFNVSCDNLSGDVDPDRIAFQRRVHTQVMIYLEQGIPERPARLMAALRDYYKTPPVTAELFPWPEDLN from the coding sequence ATGACGACTGAACACCACTATCAGCAGCTGATTGATATCTTCGATAGCTGCTTTAAAGATGATTTCAATACCCGTCTGATTAAAGGCGACGACGAACCGATCTATCTTCCCGCAGACGAAGAGCTGCCGTACAACCGTGTGGTGTTCGCCCACGGCTATTACGCAAGCGGGATGCATGAGATTTCTCACTGGTGCATCGCGGGAAAAGCCCGCCGTGAGCTGGTGGATTTCGGTTACTGGTACTGCCCGGACGGCCGTGATGCCGAAACGCAGAGCAGATTCGAAGACGTGGAGGTCAAGCCGCAGGCGCTGGAGTGGCTGCTTTGCGTGGCGGCGGGTTTCCCGTTTAACGTCAGCTGCGACAACTTAAGCGGCGACGTAGACCCGGACAGAATTGCTTTCCAGCGTCGGGTGCATACCCAGGTGATGATTTATCTGGAGCAGGGCATCCCTGAACGCCCGGCGCGTCTGATGGCGGCGCTTCGTGACTATTATAAAACGCCGCCGGTGACAGCAGAGCTGTTCCCGTGGCCGGAAGATCTAAACTAA
- the smrB gene encoding endonuclease SmrB, with amino-acid sequence MKKKPPLSADDQNLFRDLMSGTKKLNQDTIVHRPARKKAMQVPVKRLLQEQADASHYFSDEFQPRLATEGPTRYVREDVSHFELKKIRRGDYSPELFLDLHGLTQLQAKQELGALIAACRREHVFCACVMHGHGKHVLKQQTPLWLAQHPHVMAFHQAPKEYGGDAALLVLIEVEEWQPPELP; translated from the coding sequence ATGAAGAAGAAACCACCGCTCAGCGCTGACGATCAGAACCTTTTCCGCGATCTGATGAGCGGCACCAAAAAACTCAACCAGGACACCATTGTTCACCGTCCGGCGCGCAAAAAAGCCATGCAGGTCCCGGTGAAACGGCTGTTACAGGAGCAGGCGGACGCCAGCCACTACTTTTCCGATGAGTTCCAGCCGCGCCTGGCAACGGAAGGCCCAACACGCTATGTCCGCGAGGACGTCAGCCACTTTGAACTAAAGAAGATTCGCCGGGGCGACTACTCCCCCGAGCTGTTTCTGGATTTGCACGGGTTAACGCAGCTGCAGGCCAAGCAGGAGCTGGGCGCGCTGATTGCCGCCTGCCGTCGGGAGCACGTATTTTGTGCCTGCGTAATGCACGGGCACGGCAAGCATGTTTTAAAGCAGCAGACGCCGCTGTGGCTGGCGCAGCATCCGCACGTGATGGCTTTCCATCAGGCACCGAAAGAGTACGGCGGCGACGCGGCGCTGCTGGTACTGATTGAAGTGGAAGAGTGGCAGCCGCCGGAGCTGCCTTAG
- the mnmC gene encoding bifunctional tRNA (5-methylaminomethyl-2-thiouridine)(34)-methyltransferase MnmD/FAD-dependent 5-carboxymethylaminomethyl-2-thiouridine(34) oxidoreductase MnmC, whose product MKHSPIQSASLGFNEEGTPVSREFDDVYFSNDNGLEETRYVFLEGNRLSERFATHDRSLFVVGESGFGTGLNFLTLWLVFDEFCRKQPDAALQRLHFISFEKFPLTAADLKAAHGHWPELAEFACELQKSWPQPFSGCHRLLLAGGRITLDLWFGDINDLIPQLDDTLTKQVDAWFLDGFAPSKNPDMWTPRLFNAMAKLARPGGTLATFTCAGFVRRGLTDAGFTMFKTKGFGRKRTMLTGIMEQELPPQLQTPWFHRSPALGREVAIVGGGIASALLSLSLLRRGWQVTLYCEDDEPALGASGNRQGALYPLLSTHDASLTDFFATAFTFARRLYDALPVDFDRDWCGVTQLAWDERSQHKIEQMLSLEFPEGIVRAVDQQTVTEMSGVPTGCGGITYPLGGWLCPAQLTAGAIELARKQGLKVHFGHHVNKLAKAGDIWQLEFAGQPTQRHNAVVLANGHKVSHFSQAEKLPVSAVGGQVSHIPTGPALSSLRQVLCYDGYLTPQNPANQQHCIGASYHRGVEDMQYNEEDQQQNRQRLINCLPDQGWPQEVDVSAGNARCAVRCASRDHLPLIGSVPDYEQTLESYAGLVHSKENAVNAPVYGNLFMLAGLGSRGLCSAPLAAEVLAAQMSHEPIPLDSTTLAAINPNRFWVRKLLKGREVK is encoded by the coding sequence GTGAAACACTCCCCTATACAATCCGCCAGCCTTGGCTTTAACGAAGAGGGTACACCTGTATCCCGAGAATTCGACGATGTGTACTTCTCTAATGATAATGGACTGGAAGAAACTCGTTATGTCTTTCTTGAGGGAAATCGTCTGTCTGAGCGCTTTGCCACGCACGACCGCTCGCTGTTTGTGGTCGGGGAAAGCGGGTTCGGCACCGGGCTTAACTTTCTGACTTTATGGCTGGTTTTCGACGAATTTTGCCGAAAACAGCCTGATGCTGCACTGCAGCGTCTGCACTTCATCAGCTTCGAAAAATTCCCGCTCACGGCAGCAGATTTAAAGGCCGCCCATGGCCATTGGCCAGAATTGGCTGAATTTGCCTGCGAGCTGCAAAAAAGCTGGCCGCAGCCCTTTTCTGGCTGCCATCGCCTGCTGCTGGCAGGAGGCAGAATCACGCTCGATCTGTGGTTTGGAGATATTAACGATCTAATCCCCCAGCTGGATGACACCTTAACGAAGCAGGTCGATGCCTGGTTTCTGGACGGTTTTGCGCCGTCGAAAAACCCGGATATGTGGACGCCCCGGCTGTTCAATGCCATGGCGAAGCTGGCTCGTCCGGGCGGCACGCTGGCCACCTTCACCTGCGCCGGCTTCGTGCGCCGCGGGCTTACTGACGCGGGCTTTACGATGTTCAAAACCAAAGGCTTCGGGCGTAAGCGCACGATGCTGACCGGGATCATGGAGCAGGAACTTCCTCCCCAGTTACAAACCCCGTGGTTCCACCGTTCGCCCGCCCTGGGTAGAGAGGTCGCAATAGTGGGCGGAGGGATTGCCAGCGCCCTGCTCTCCCTATCATTACTTCGACGCGGCTGGCAGGTAACGCTCTACTGTGAGGACGACGAACCCGCGCTTGGCGCATCCGGCAATCGCCAGGGCGCGCTCTATCCTCTTCTGAGCACTCACGATGCATCGCTGACGGACTTTTTCGCCACGGCCTTTACCTTCGCCCGCCGTCTTTACGATGCGCTGCCCGTTGATTTCGATCGCGACTGGTGCGGCGTCACCCAGCTCGCGTGGGATGAAAGAAGCCAGCACAAAATCGAGCAGATGCTGAGCCTTGAGTTTCCTGAAGGTATCGTCCGCGCCGTGGATCAACAAACCGTTACCGAAATGAGCGGCGTTCCGACAGGCTGTGGTGGCATTACTTATCCGCTGGGCGGCTGGCTTTGCCCCGCGCAGCTGACCGCTGGCGCTATTGAACTTGCCCGTAAGCAGGGGCTAAAAGTGCATTTTGGTCATCACGTGAATAAGCTGGCTAAAGCTGGAGATATCTGGCAGCTGGAGTTTGCCGGGCAGCCGACTCAACGGCATAACGCCGTGGTGCTGGCTAACGGACACAAAGTTAGCCATTTCTCACAGGCTGAAAAGCTGCCGGTATCCGCGGTTGGCGGCCAGGTGAGCCATATCCCCACCGGCCCGGCGCTATCCTCGCTTCGTCAGGTCCTGTGCTATGACGGCTACCTGACGCCGCAAAACCCCGCGAATCAGCAGCACTGCATCGGGGCGAGCTACCATCGCGGCGTGGAAGATATGCAGTACAACGAGGAGGACCAGCAGCAGAATCGCCAGCGGCTTATTAACTGTCTGCCTGACCAGGGCTGGCCGCAGGAGGTGGACGTTTCCGCCGGCAACGCCCGCTGCGCCGTGCGCTGCGCCTCTCGTGACCATCTGCCGCTTATTGGCAGCGTGCCGGACTATGAGCAAACGCTGGAAAGCTATGCTGGGCTGGTGCACAGCAAAGAAAACGCGGTGAACGCGCCGGTCTATGGAAATCTCTTTATGCTGGCCGGGTTAGGTTCAAGAGGGTTATGTTCCGCCCCGCTGGCGGCGGAAGTATTAGCCGCGCAAATGAGCCACGAGCCGATACCGCTGGACAGCACAACGCTTGCGGCGATTAACCCAAATCGGTTCTGGGTACGCAAGCTGCTGAAAGGAAGAGAGGTTAAATAA
- the aroC gene encoding chorismate synthase translates to MAGNSIGQVFRVTTFGESHGIALGCIVDGVPPGIPLTEADLQHDLDRRRPGTSRYTTQRREPDQVKILSGVFEGVTTGTSIGLLIENTDQRSQDYSAIKDVFRPGHADYTYEQKYGQRDYRGGGRSSARETAMRVAAGAIAKKYLAQKYGITIRGCLTQMGDVPLEIKDWDQVEQNPFFCPDPDKIETLDELMRALKKEGDSIGAKVTVVADNVPPGLGEPVFDRLDADIAHALMSINAVKGVEIGEGFGVVSLRGSQNRDEITKGGFQSNHAGGILGGISSGQQIVANMALKPTSSIMVPGRTINREGEEVEMVTRGRHDPCVGIRAVPIAEAMLAIVLMDHMLRQRAQNADVTPPLPQW, encoded by the coding sequence ATGGCAGGAAATTCAATCGGACAGGTTTTTCGCGTAACGACTTTTGGTGAGTCTCACGGTATTGCGCTGGGCTGCATCGTGGACGGTGTACCGCCGGGTATTCCCCTGACGGAAGCAGACTTACAGCACGACCTCGACCGCCGTCGCCCCGGCACATCGCGCTACACCACGCAGCGCCGCGAGCCGGACCAGGTAAAAATCCTCTCCGGCGTGTTTGAAGGCGTCACCACCGGCACCAGCATCGGCCTGCTGATCGAAAATACCGACCAGCGCTCGCAGGATTACAGCGCCATTAAAGACGTGTTCCGCCCGGGCCACGCCGACTACACCTACGAACAAAAATACGGCCAGCGCGATTATCGTGGCGGTGGCCGTTCCTCTGCCCGTGAAACCGCCATGCGCGTGGCGGCGGGTGCCATTGCGAAAAAGTATCTGGCGCAGAAGTATGGCATCACCATTCGCGGTTGTCTGACGCAGATGGGCGACGTGCCGTTAGAGATTAAGGACTGGGATCAGGTCGAGCAGAATCCGTTCTTCTGCCCGGACCCGGACAAAATCGAAACCCTCGACGAACTGATGCGCGCCCTGAAAAAAGAGGGTGATTCCATCGGTGCGAAGGTGACTGTGGTCGCCGACAACGTGCCGCCAGGCCTTGGCGAGCCGGTGTTCGACCGGCTGGATGCGGATATCGCCCATGCGCTGATGAGCATCAACGCCGTGAAAGGCGTTGAGATTGGCGAAGGCTTCGGCGTGGTCAGCCTGCGCGGCAGCCAGAACCGCGATGAGATCACCAAAGGGGGCTTCCAGAGCAACCATGCGGGCGGCATTCTCGGCGGCATCAGCAGCGGCCAGCAGATTGTGGCGAATATGGCGCTGAAGCCCACCTCCAGCATTATGGTGCCGGGCCGCACGATCAACCGCGAAGGCGAAGAGGTCGAGATGGTGACCCGTGGCCGTCACGATCCGTGCGTTGGGATCCGCGCGGTGCCGATCGCGGAGGCGATGCTGGCGATCGTCCTGATGGATCACATGCTGCGTCAGCGTGCTCAAAACGCCGACGTGACACCACCTTTGCCACAGTGGTAA
- the mepA gene encoding penicillin-insensitive murein endopeptidase — protein MKKALVGLLALVVSSVTFAATPWQKITHPVAGSAQSIGSFANGCIVGAHGLPLEDANYQIMRQDQRRYFGHPDLVLFIQRLSNQVHQLGLGTVLIGDMGMAAGGRFSSGHASHQTGLDVDIFLQLPKTRWTSAQLLRPQALDLVASDDKHVIQRLWQPEIDSLIKLAAKDNDVTRIFVNPAIKQQLCLDAGADRDWLRKVRPWFAHRAHMHVRLRCPADSLECVDQPLPPPGDGCGAELQSWFQPPPPGSKPPKKKTPPPIPASCQALLDNHQI, from the coding sequence ATGAAAAAAGCACTCGTCGGTCTGCTGGCGCTCGTTGTCAGCAGCGTAACTTTTGCAGCCACCCCGTGGCAAAAAATCACCCATCCCGTTGCGGGCAGCGCGCAGTCTATCGGTTCCTTTGCCAACGGCTGTATCGTTGGCGCTCACGGGCTGCCGCTTGAAGATGCTAACTACCAGATTATGCGTCAGGATCAGCGCCGCTATTTCGGCCATCCCGATCTGGTGTTATTTATCCAGCGGCTTAGCAATCAGGTTCACCAGCTTGGGTTAGGCACGGTATTGATTGGCGATATGGGCATGGCCGCAGGCGGGCGCTTCAGCTCAGGACATGCCAGCCACCAGACCGGGCTGGATGTGGATATTTTCCTGCAGCTGCCGAAAACGCGCTGGACCTCGGCCCAGCTGCTCAGGCCGCAGGCGCTGGATTTAGTGGCCAGCGACGACAAGCACGTTATTCAGCGTTTGTGGCAGCCGGAAATCGACAGCCTGATCAAACTTGCCGCGAAAGATAACGACGTCACGCGCATTTTCGTCAACCCTGCGATTAAACAGCAGCTTTGTCTGGATGCCGGTGCGGATCGCGACTGGCTGCGTAAGGTTCGTCCGTGGTTTGCCCACCGCGCGCATATGCACGTTCGTCTGCGCTGTCCGGCAGACAGCCTCGAGTGTGTCGATCAGCCGCTGCCGCCTCCCGGTGACGGCTGCGGAGCAGAATTACAAAGTTGGTTCCAGCCTCCGCCGCCGGGCAGTAAACCGCCGAAGAAGAAAACGCCGCCGCCGATACCGGCCTCATGCCAGGCTCTACTGGATAATCACCAAATCTGA